One window of Bactrocera tryoni isolate S06 chromosome 2, CSIRO_BtryS06_freeze2, whole genome shotgun sequence genomic DNA carries:
- the LOC120768360 gene encoding uncharacterized protein LOC120768360 isoform X3, which translates to MNKRTFSNLLSKEKASFNASVAKFRKLNEFSNISKSDPSRRAVSKFLFCDVPDNSKETLSNFEIEDELEYGSDQEFLAESPSSDPIDAKQRDGEEMSCFCIDEPHSQLMATQLEPNKNANTAMVLQKILETLGRVESRQGEMIKRLSAVENALTEKMPERAEVQAQSQLLRECKVLSAKTHRSVSRITGDVVSEEQLLLQSLLPMSSEETVLKVEEYLADKAHTDAMATIILDLKSKKGSIEKVLRSLFSDKLIWLYNCDGKAGKRPLTKLKTVDLTLAAFASMHIHKTSIIRRYVSLSHNRYKHFRRYMENALTEKMPERAEVQAQSQSLRECKVPTVKTHRSVSRITGDVLGEKQLNVENALTEKMPERAEVQAQSQLLRECKVPSVKTHRSVSRITGDVLGEKQLNVENALTEKMPERAEVQAQSQLLRECKVPSVTTHCSVSRITGDVLGEEQLNVENALTEKMPERAEVQAQSQLLRECKVPSEKTHRSVNRITDDVVSEQQLLLQSLLPMSSEETVLKVEEYLADKAHADAMTAIILDLKSTKGSIEMVLRTLFTDELMWLYNCDGKAGKRALTKLKTVDLTLAAFASMDINKTKVIRRYVNLSHNRYKHIRRSIRRSNVFYDLSD; encoded by the exons atgAACAAAAGGACATTTTCAAACCTTTTGAGTAAGGAGAAGGCAAGTTTTAATGCTTCAGTTGCGAAGTTTCGCAAACTCAATGAATTTagtaatatttcaaaaagcGATCCAAGCCGGAGAGCGGTTTCTAAATTCTTATTCTGTGATGTACCAGATAATTCTAAAGAAactttaagtaattttgaaattgaagatGAATTGGAGTATGGTAGTGATCAGGAATTTTTGGCGGAATCCCCCTCCTCGGATCCTATTGATGCCAAACAGCGAGATG GAGAAGAAATGAGCTGTTTTTGCATCGACGAACCCCATTCTCAGCTTATGGCTACACAACTCGAAcccaataaaaatgcaaatactgCGATGGTactgcaaaaaattttggagACCCTTGGTAGGGTGGAATCTCGGCAAGGGGAAATGATAAAACGACTTTCAGCTGTGGAAAACGCTCTTACTGAAAAg atgCCCGAACGTGCTGAGGTGCAAGCGCAAAGCCAATTGTTGCGGGAGTGTAAAGTGCTCTCAGCAAAAACCCACCGCAGTGTAAGCCGCATCACTGGCGACGTTGTGAGTGAGGAGCAGCTTCTATTACAAAGCTTGCTCCCCATGTCGTCAGAGGAAACAGTGTTGAAGGTGGAGGAGTACCTTGCAGACAAAGCTCACACTGACGCTATG GCGACGATCATCCTCGACCTAAAATCTAAAAAGGGGTCGATTGAAAAGGTGTTGCGGTCACTATTTAGCGACAAGTTGATATGGTTGTATAACTGCGATGGAAAAGCGGGCAAAAGGCCattaacaaaactaaaaacagtGGATCTCACTCTcg cTGCATTTGCAAGTATGCACATTCATAAAACTTCAATTATAAGGCGTTATGTATCTTTAAGTCACAATAGATATAAGCATTTTAGGCGCTATATGGAAAATGCTCTTACTGAAAAg ATGCCCGAACGTGCTGAGGTGCAAGCGCAAAGCCAATCGTTGCGGGAATGTAAGGTGCCCACAGTAAAAACCCACCGCAGTGTAAGCCGCATCACTGGCGACGTGTTGGGTGAGAAGCAGCTTAATGTGGAAAATGCTCTTACCGAAAAg atgCCCGAACGTGCTGAGGTGCAAGCGCAAAGCCAATTGTTACGGGAATGTAAGGTGCCCTCAGTAAAAACCCACCGCAGTGTAAGCCGCATCACTGGCGACGTGTTGGGTGAGAAGCAGCTTAATGTGGAAAATGCTCTTACCGAAAAg atgCCCGAACGAGCTGAGGTGCAAGCGCAAAGCCAATTGTTGCGGGAATGTAAGGTGCCCTCAGTAACAACCCACTGCAGTGTAAGCCGCATCACTGGCGACGTGTTGGGTGAGGAGCAGCTTAATGTGGAAAATGCTCTTACTGAAAAg aTGCCCGAACGTGCTGAGGTGCAAGCGCAAAGCCAATTGTTGCGGGAATGTAAGGTGCCCTCAGAAAAAACCCACCGCAGTGTAAACCGCATCACTGACGACGTGGTGAGTGAGCAGCAGCTTCTATTACAAAGCTTGCTCCCCATGTCGTCAGAGGAAACAGTGTTGAAGGTGGAGGAGTACCTTGCAGACAAAGCTCACGCTGACGCTATG ACGGCGATCATCCTCGACCTAAAATCTACCAAGGGGTCGATTGAAATGGTGTTGCGGACACTATTTACCGACGAGTTGATGTGGTTGTATAACTGCGATGGAAAGGCGGGCAAAAGGgcattaacaaaattaaaaacagtggATCTCACTCTcg cCGCATTTGCAAGTATGGACattaataaaactaaagttATAAGGCGTTATGTAAATTTAAGTCACAATAGATATAAACATATTAGGCGTAGTATAAGACGTAGTAATGTTTTTTATGATTTGTCTGATTAA
- the LOC120768360 gene encoding uncharacterized protein LOC120768360 isoform X1, with amino-acid sequence MNKRTFSNLLSKEKASFNASVAKFRKLNEFSNISKSDPSRRAVSKFLFCDVPDNSKETLSNFEIEDELEYGSDQEFLAESPSSDPIDAKQRDGEEMSCFCIDEPHSQLMATQLEPNKNANTAMVLQKILETLGRVESRQGEMIKRLSAVENALTEKMPERAEVQAQSQLLRECKVLSAKTHRSVSRITGDVVSEEQLLLQSLLPMSSEETVLKVEEYLADKAHTDAMATIILDLKSKKGSIEKVLRSLFSDKLIWLYNCDGKAGKRPLTKLKTVDLTLAAFASMHIHKTSIIRRYVSLSHNRYKHFRRYMENALTEKMPERAEVQAQSQSLRECKVPTVKTHRSVSRITGDVLGEKQLNVENALTEKMPERAEVQAQSQLLRECKVPSVKTHRSVSRITGDVLGEKQLNVENTLTEKMPERAEVQAQSQLLRECKVPSVKTHRSVSRITGDVLGEKQLNVENALTEKMPERAEVQAQSQLLRECKVPSVTTHCSVSRITGDVLGEEQLNVENALTEKMPERAEVQAQSQLLRECKVPSEKTHRSVNRITDDVVSEQQLLLQSLLPMSSEETVLKVEEYLADKAHADAMTAIILDLKSTKGSIEMVLRTLFTDELMWLYNCDGKAGKRALTKLKTVDLTLAAFASMDINKTKVIRRYVNLSHNRYKHIRRSIRRSNVFYDLSD; translated from the exons atgAACAAAAGGACATTTTCAAACCTTTTGAGTAAGGAGAAGGCAAGTTTTAATGCTTCAGTTGCGAAGTTTCGCAAACTCAATGAATTTagtaatatttcaaaaagcGATCCAAGCCGGAGAGCGGTTTCTAAATTCTTATTCTGTGATGTACCAGATAATTCTAAAGAAactttaagtaattttgaaattgaagatGAATTGGAGTATGGTAGTGATCAGGAATTTTTGGCGGAATCCCCCTCCTCGGATCCTATTGATGCCAAACAGCGAGATG GAGAAGAAATGAGCTGTTTTTGCATCGACGAACCCCATTCTCAGCTTATGGCTACACAACTCGAAcccaataaaaatgcaaatactgCGATGGTactgcaaaaaattttggagACCCTTGGTAGGGTGGAATCTCGGCAAGGGGAAATGATAAAACGACTTTCAGCTGTGGAAAACGCTCTTACTGAAAAg atgCCCGAACGTGCTGAGGTGCAAGCGCAAAGCCAATTGTTGCGGGAGTGTAAAGTGCTCTCAGCAAAAACCCACCGCAGTGTAAGCCGCATCACTGGCGACGTTGTGAGTGAGGAGCAGCTTCTATTACAAAGCTTGCTCCCCATGTCGTCAGAGGAAACAGTGTTGAAGGTGGAGGAGTACCTTGCAGACAAAGCTCACACTGACGCTATG GCGACGATCATCCTCGACCTAAAATCTAAAAAGGGGTCGATTGAAAAGGTGTTGCGGTCACTATTTAGCGACAAGTTGATATGGTTGTATAACTGCGATGGAAAAGCGGGCAAAAGGCCattaacaaaactaaaaacagtGGATCTCACTCTcg cTGCATTTGCAAGTATGCACATTCATAAAACTTCAATTATAAGGCGTTATGTATCTTTAAGTCACAATAGATATAAGCATTTTAGGCGCTATATGGAAAATGCTCTTACTGAAAAg ATGCCCGAACGTGCTGAGGTGCAAGCGCAAAGCCAATCGTTGCGGGAATGTAAGGTGCCCACAGTAAAAACCCACCGCAGTGTAAGCCGCATCACTGGCGACGTGTTGGGTGAGAAGCAGCTTAATGTGGAAAATGCTCTTACCGAAAAg ATGCCCGAACGTGCTGAGGTACAAGCGCAAAGCCAATTGTTACGGGAATGTAAGGTGCCCTCAGTAAAAACCCACCGCAGTGTAAGCCGCATCACTGGCGACGTGTTGGGTGAGAAGCAGCTTAATGTGGAAAATACTCTTACCGAAAAg atgCCCGAACGTGCTGAGGTGCAAGCGCAAAGCCAATTGTTACGGGAATGTAAGGTGCCCTCAGTAAAAACCCACCGCAGTGTAAGCCGCATCACTGGCGACGTGTTGGGTGAGAAGCAGCTTAATGTGGAAAATGCTCTTACCGAAAAg atgCCCGAACGAGCTGAGGTGCAAGCGCAAAGCCAATTGTTGCGGGAATGTAAGGTGCCCTCAGTAACAACCCACTGCAGTGTAAGCCGCATCACTGGCGACGTGTTGGGTGAGGAGCAGCTTAATGTGGAAAATGCTCTTACTGAAAAg aTGCCCGAACGTGCTGAGGTGCAAGCGCAAAGCCAATTGTTGCGGGAATGTAAGGTGCCCTCAGAAAAAACCCACCGCAGTGTAAACCGCATCACTGACGACGTGGTGAGTGAGCAGCAGCTTCTATTACAAAGCTTGCTCCCCATGTCGTCAGAGGAAACAGTGTTGAAGGTGGAGGAGTACCTTGCAGACAAAGCTCACGCTGACGCTATG ACGGCGATCATCCTCGACCTAAAATCTACCAAGGGGTCGATTGAAATGGTGTTGCGGACACTATTTACCGACGAGTTGATGTGGTTGTATAACTGCGATGGAAAGGCGGGCAAAAGGgcattaacaaaattaaaaacagtggATCTCACTCTcg cCGCATTTGCAAGTATGGACattaataaaactaaagttATAAGGCGTTATGTAAATTTAAGTCACAATAGATATAAACATATTAGGCGTAGTATAAGACGTAGTAATGTTTTTTATGATTTGTCTGATTAA
- the LOC120768360 gene encoding uncharacterized protein LOC120768360 isoform X4: MNKRTFSNLLSKEKASFNASVAKFRKLNEFSNISKSDPSRRAVSKFLFCDVPDNSKETLSNFEIEDELEYGSDQEFLAESPSSDPIDAKQRDGEEMSCFCIDEPHSQLMATQLEPNKNANTAMVLQKILETLGRVESRQGEMIKRLSAVENALTEKMPERAEVQAQSQLLRECKVLSAKTHRSVSRITGDVVSEEQLLLQSLLPMSSEETVLKVEEYLADKAHTDAMATIILDLKSKKGSIEKVLRSLFSDKLIWLYNCDGKAGKRPLTKLKTVDLTLAAFASMHIHKTSIIRRYVSLSHNRYKHFRRYMENALTEKMPERAEVQAQSQSLRECKVPTVKTHRSVSRITGDVLGEKQLNVENALTEKMPERAEVQAQSQLLRECKVPSVKTHRSVSRITGDVLGEKQLNVENTLTEKMPERAEVQAQSQLLRECKVPSVKTHRSVSRITGDVLGEKQLNVENALTEKMPERAEVQAQSQLLRECKVPSEKTHRSVNRITDDVVSEQQLLLQSLLPMSSEETVLKVEEYLADKAHADAMTAIILDLKSTKGSIEMVLRTLFTDELMWLYNCDGKAGKRALTKLKTVDLTLAAFASMDINKTKVIRRYVNLSHNRYKHIRRSIRRSNVFYDLSD, translated from the exons atgAACAAAAGGACATTTTCAAACCTTTTGAGTAAGGAGAAGGCAAGTTTTAATGCTTCAGTTGCGAAGTTTCGCAAACTCAATGAATTTagtaatatttcaaaaagcGATCCAAGCCGGAGAGCGGTTTCTAAATTCTTATTCTGTGATGTACCAGATAATTCTAAAGAAactttaagtaattttgaaattgaagatGAATTGGAGTATGGTAGTGATCAGGAATTTTTGGCGGAATCCCCCTCCTCGGATCCTATTGATGCCAAACAGCGAGATG GAGAAGAAATGAGCTGTTTTTGCATCGACGAACCCCATTCTCAGCTTATGGCTACACAACTCGAAcccaataaaaatgcaaatactgCGATGGTactgcaaaaaattttggagACCCTTGGTAGGGTGGAATCTCGGCAAGGGGAAATGATAAAACGACTTTCAGCTGTGGAAAACGCTCTTACTGAAAAg atgCCCGAACGTGCTGAGGTGCAAGCGCAAAGCCAATTGTTGCGGGAGTGTAAAGTGCTCTCAGCAAAAACCCACCGCAGTGTAAGCCGCATCACTGGCGACGTTGTGAGTGAGGAGCAGCTTCTATTACAAAGCTTGCTCCCCATGTCGTCAGAGGAAACAGTGTTGAAGGTGGAGGAGTACCTTGCAGACAAAGCTCACACTGACGCTATG GCGACGATCATCCTCGACCTAAAATCTAAAAAGGGGTCGATTGAAAAGGTGTTGCGGTCACTATTTAGCGACAAGTTGATATGGTTGTATAACTGCGATGGAAAAGCGGGCAAAAGGCCattaacaaaactaaaaacagtGGATCTCACTCTcg cTGCATTTGCAAGTATGCACATTCATAAAACTTCAATTATAAGGCGTTATGTATCTTTAAGTCACAATAGATATAAGCATTTTAGGCGCTATATGGAAAATGCTCTTACTGAAAAg ATGCCCGAACGTGCTGAGGTGCAAGCGCAAAGCCAATCGTTGCGGGAATGTAAGGTGCCCACAGTAAAAACCCACCGCAGTGTAAGCCGCATCACTGGCGACGTGTTGGGTGAGAAGCAGCTTAATGTGGAAAATGCTCTTACCGAAAAg ATGCCCGAACGTGCTGAGGTACAAGCGCAAAGCCAATTGTTACGGGAATGTAAGGTGCCCTCAGTAAAAACCCACCGCAGTGTAAGCCGCATCACTGGCGACGTGTTGGGTGAGAAGCAGCTTAATGTGGAAAATACTCTTACCGAAAAg atgCCCGAACGTGCTGAGGTGCAAGCGCAAAGCCAATTGTTACGGGAATGTAAGGTGCCCTCAGTAAAAACCCACCGCAGTGTAAGCCGCATCACTGGCGACGTGTTGGGTGAGAAGCAGCTTAATGTGGAAAATGCTCTTACCGAAAAg aTGCCCGAACGTGCTGAGGTGCAAGCGCAAAGCCAATTGTTGCGGGAATGTAAGGTGCCCTCAGAAAAAACCCACCGCAGTGTAAACCGCATCACTGACGACGTGGTGAGTGAGCAGCAGCTTCTATTACAAAGCTTGCTCCCCATGTCGTCAGAGGAAACAGTGTTGAAGGTGGAGGAGTACCTTGCAGACAAAGCTCACGCTGACGCTATG ACGGCGATCATCCTCGACCTAAAATCTACCAAGGGGTCGATTGAAATGGTGTTGCGGACACTATTTACCGACGAGTTGATGTGGTTGTATAACTGCGATGGAAAGGCGGGCAAAAGGgcattaacaaaattaaaaacagtggATCTCACTCTcg cCGCATTTGCAAGTATGGACattaataaaactaaagttATAAGGCGTTATGTAAATTTAAGTCACAATAGATATAAACATATTAGGCGTAGTATAAGACGTAGTAATGTTTTTTATGATTTGTCTGATTAA
- the LOC120768360 gene encoding uncharacterized protein LOC120768360 isoform X2, producing the protein MNKRTFSNLLSKEKASFNASVAKFRKLNEFSNISKSDPSRRAVSKFLFCDVPDNSKETLSNFEIEDELEYGSDQEFLAESPSSDPIDAKQRDGEEMSCFCIDEPHSQLMATQLEPNKNANTAMVLQKILETLGRVESRQGEMIKRLSAVENALTEKMPERAEVQAQSQLLRECKVLSAKTHRSVSRITGDVVSEEQLLLQSLLPMSSEETVLKVEEYLADKAHTDAMATIILDLKSKKGSIEKVLRSLFSDKLIWLYNCDGKAGKRPLTKLKTVDLTLAAFASMHIHKTSIIRRYVSLSHNRYKHFRRYMENALTEKMPERAEVQAQSQLLRECKVPSVKTHRSVSRITGDVLGEKQLNVENTLTEKMPERAEVQAQSQLLRECKVPSVKTHRSVSRITGDVLGEKQLNVENALTEKMPERAEVQAQSQLLRECKVPSVTTHCSVSRITGDVLGEEQLNVENALTEKMPERAEVQAQSQLLRECKVPSEKTHRSVNRITDDVVSEQQLLLQSLLPMSSEETVLKVEEYLADKAHADAMTAIILDLKSTKGSIEMVLRTLFTDELMWLYNCDGKAGKRALTKLKTVDLTLAAFASMDINKTKVIRRYVNLSHNRYKHIRRSIRRSNVFYDLSD; encoded by the exons atgAACAAAAGGACATTTTCAAACCTTTTGAGTAAGGAGAAGGCAAGTTTTAATGCTTCAGTTGCGAAGTTTCGCAAACTCAATGAATTTagtaatatttcaaaaagcGATCCAAGCCGGAGAGCGGTTTCTAAATTCTTATTCTGTGATGTACCAGATAATTCTAAAGAAactttaagtaattttgaaattgaagatGAATTGGAGTATGGTAGTGATCAGGAATTTTTGGCGGAATCCCCCTCCTCGGATCCTATTGATGCCAAACAGCGAGATG GAGAAGAAATGAGCTGTTTTTGCATCGACGAACCCCATTCTCAGCTTATGGCTACACAACTCGAAcccaataaaaatgcaaatactgCGATGGTactgcaaaaaattttggagACCCTTGGTAGGGTGGAATCTCGGCAAGGGGAAATGATAAAACGACTTTCAGCTGTGGAAAACGCTCTTACTGAAAAg atgCCCGAACGTGCTGAGGTGCAAGCGCAAAGCCAATTGTTGCGGGAGTGTAAAGTGCTCTCAGCAAAAACCCACCGCAGTGTAAGCCGCATCACTGGCGACGTTGTGAGTGAGGAGCAGCTTCTATTACAAAGCTTGCTCCCCATGTCGTCAGAGGAAACAGTGTTGAAGGTGGAGGAGTACCTTGCAGACAAAGCTCACACTGACGCTATG GCGACGATCATCCTCGACCTAAAATCTAAAAAGGGGTCGATTGAAAAGGTGTTGCGGTCACTATTTAGCGACAAGTTGATATGGTTGTATAACTGCGATGGAAAAGCGGGCAAAAGGCCattaacaaaactaaaaacagtGGATCTCACTCTcg cTGCATTTGCAAGTATGCACATTCATAAAACTTCAATTATAAGGCGTTATGTATCTTTAAGTCACAATAGATATAAGCATTTTAGGCGCTATATGGAAAATGCTCTTACTGAAAAg ATGCCCGAACGTGCTGAGGTACAAGCGCAAAGCCAATTGTTACGGGAATGTAAGGTGCCCTCAGTAAAAACCCACCGCAGTGTAAGCCGCATCACTGGCGACGTGTTGGGTGAGAAGCAGCTTAATGTGGAAAATACTCTTACCGAAAAg atgCCCGAACGTGCTGAGGTGCAAGCGCAAAGCCAATTGTTACGGGAATGTAAGGTGCCCTCAGTAAAAACCCACCGCAGTGTAAGCCGCATCACTGGCGACGTGTTGGGTGAGAAGCAGCTTAATGTGGAAAATGCTCTTACCGAAAAg atgCCCGAACGAGCTGAGGTGCAAGCGCAAAGCCAATTGTTGCGGGAATGTAAGGTGCCCTCAGTAACAACCCACTGCAGTGTAAGCCGCATCACTGGCGACGTGTTGGGTGAGGAGCAGCTTAATGTGGAAAATGCTCTTACTGAAAAg aTGCCCGAACGTGCTGAGGTGCAAGCGCAAAGCCAATTGTTGCGGGAATGTAAGGTGCCCTCAGAAAAAACCCACCGCAGTGTAAACCGCATCACTGACGACGTGGTGAGTGAGCAGCAGCTTCTATTACAAAGCTTGCTCCCCATGTCGTCAGAGGAAACAGTGTTGAAGGTGGAGGAGTACCTTGCAGACAAAGCTCACGCTGACGCTATG ACGGCGATCATCCTCGACCTAAAATCTACCAAGGGGTCGATTGAAATGGTGTTGCGGACACTATTTACCGACGAGTTGATGTGGTTGTATAACTGCGATGGAAAGGCGGGCAAAAGGgcattaacaaaattaaaaacagtggATCTCACTCTcg cCGCATTTGCAAGTATGGACattaataaaactaaagttATAAGGCGTTATGTAAATTTAAGTCACAATAGATATAAACATATTAGGCGTAGTATAAGACGTAGTAATGTTTTTTATGATTTGTCTGATTAA